Sequence from the Zeugodacus cucurbitae isolate PBARC_wt_2022May chromosome 2, idZeuCucr1.2, whole genome shotgun sequence genome:
aaacaaaatttgaattatgaactATCGACGGCAACTGGCAGGCGGCCAATAAGCCGAACAAAAAGCCACCAACTGTGCCGCCATTGCGGCCATTCACTTCAGCCATTTGCAGGGTGTGCTGCATGGAGTGTCAATATACGAATAGATATAGAATTTCagatatataaaacaataacaacaaaaacacatatgtaaataaaacagtTGTGAATTCAGTGACTTTGTAATGGAAAAGCGCTCGCTTTTAGTTTAAGTTTATATTCATACGCGACtatcatttatattttaacctTTAAGTGCCACGTAAGTTGGCATTGtttatttaagatttcttttattttcattttttatacactcgatttattttacttattttgttattgttattttgtgtGGCGCGTTCTCTTGCAGGTTGTGCTAGTTCAGGGTCATTATCTGTCATATCTGCCGCTGTGTAGCCGCAATGAGCCGGTCTTTTTGGCCACATGCACACCCATTGCCATGCCAGAGACGCGCGAGTGTGTGGTGCAAGGTGCCACCAATGTGTTTACCACCATACATTCGATGGATATGAAAATTGCGCATATAGATAAAAAGTGAGTTCAACTAAGTACCTACTTCTACTTCTAGGCTGACTTATAaagctgaaaaaaaatattttatatactttttattatcttttttaatattttttaattcattttattattaacttaAATGTTTTGCCTATCTACAGCGGCGAGTTTCATTTGGGTTACAGCAAAAGTGATATACACGGTCTCTCCTGGTACAATCTCTTACATTCTGAGAATTTACGTGAGGCCCAAAGTAAACATAGGCTGAGTGAGTATTAGAAACTATTGTTTAAGATATTGATAATAagattaattgtatttgtttaaagaaaatgttatatgtataattgcattaaaatattaaaaagactaaacaataaaaattataattcgaaAATATATCATTTAAATCGTTGAATAGTATTTTTAAATCTccctgaaataaaaattttttaaattcaacaaatttggaCCGAACAATATGCAATGTTTGGGAGCCTAGAAGTATGCTCAGGTTTTTCTTAAAATGTTACCTTCACTCAATAGAATGTGTTGAATACATTTAGGATGATATTTCATGAAACCACAGCCAACTTATAAAAAGTGGAGATAAGTAGTAGTTCATCATCATATTTCGACgaaaaaaaatctgtgtgtaTTACGAGCTTCAAACGCTACCACTGacgatttttaaaaaaataccagATATGATCTTATAACATAATTCAAATATGTTTCTCTTTTTAAGGAAGTATTCTCGACGCTTACTTCCCGATACCCCAATCTTTGATAGTGTTAACTATCAGCTTCCAGTCTAAAAATATACGTAAAATTATGTCTAGACCGTTTAGAATCTTCTTTATTaagtagatatattttttataaggatattaaaaaaaaatcatagctTAATCATTTATCGCAAATACATTATAGACGTTCTGAAGCAGCCAGGTTTATTTAGTTAATCATTTGTAGAATCAGAATAGCCATTGGTTCTTTAATTGTCTAAAAATATCAACATTATCTGTCCTTCATTTATGAATTAGGCGTAGGTCCTGAGTCTAGGTCTTTCAAGTTAACGATAagcttttttttgttcaaaacatatatttaaagaatttataaatCTTTCTTTTCAGTAACTCAATCTGAGCAGGATCGCTCTTGTATACTATTGGTACGCATGCAACGAAGACAAGGTGATTTTATTTGGGTGCATGTGGTGTTGCAAGTACGTGATAGTCAAGATACAAACCAACAGCCGGTTATTGTGTGTACGAACCAGGTGCTAAAGTAAGTGGGAACTTTATaagatagaaaaattaaataaaatagaatatacaaatacatacacatactgcATAAATAAAATCATACCTTTTTCCCACCTACAAACACCACAAAAAATATCACGTGGCAGAAGATTGCACTAATTTCTCAAATCCATTTCCGTTTCTCACGCAATCAAATTCCAGCGCTGCCTTTAGCACCTACCTACGACACAgctaatcaaatatattttttctctttttctttacAATGCCGCTTCGGCAACTCTACAACGTCGCTTTGCAATTATATTTCCTTCGCCACATCAAATCCACAGCGAACGTGAGGCTTCGGTAATGCTCGCCAATTCGTGGCTCTACCACTACTATTCGGTGCAGTCGAAGATACAGTTCGGACTCGCTTTCGATGCGCCCACACGTGTGCCACCGACAACACCGGCCGCAGCTGCCGCGGCGGCCGTCTACTACCATCATCACGCACATCACGCCGCGCATCCGCATTTGCATCATCATCACGCGGGCGCCGGCAGCACCACGGCCACGCTACCCGCCACCGCAACGGCGGGCTATGCAGCCGCTTTGCATCCACATCAAACGCATACACATCTGCATCACacgcaacaccaacaccaacacctgcATCCACATACACATACCCATGCGCATCATCAATATCATCACATGACGACGGCATCGTATGGCGCATATCACACGCCCACCGGTGCGACAAGCGGCGGCAGCATGAGCGTGGGGAGCGGCAGTTGTGGCAGCGCGGAAAGTTCGCCAGCGCCGCACTTGAGTGGTCAGCAAGGCCAACAGTTGCAACATCATTTACAAACGAATGGTGCGATGGCGATGACGGGACACGGGGGTATTATCAATGGCGCACCCGTCGGTCAGTATTTATGTCACCACCGCGTTGGAGCAGAACCAGTCGACTATAGTCAAGTGCCCGATGGCGTCGGCGCTCCACCGATTGGGTTGAATGGTGCGCGTTCACCATCGAACGGTCAAGTGGATGGACAAATGCGTTGCAGCAGCACGAACAGTTCCGTCTCCAGTCATAATGCGGCGACACCACATTATGTAACGCACAAAAACAATACCAGCGGCAataataaacacaacaacagcagtagcgGAAATCACAACAACTCCAACAATAATCACAACAGCACGCATAATCATAACCTCAACAATGCTGTCAATATCAATGCAAACGGCAATGCGAGTTCCACGCAGCATCCGCGTCTCAGCTCGCCACCCCCCAAGCGTCGTGCGATTGGTAAACTGGAACCTCTCTATCTGCCAGATGACGCCAACGATGACACACCAACAACGATCACCGAAATCGATACGCACTATCATCTGCACTCGCACCCGCACCCGCATTCGCTTATCGGCGCACCAGCCGAGTCACATGCTTCGGTTATATTCGCCACCGTTGTGCCCACACGTCCACGTCTCATACAGAAATCACTACCCAACGAACCGCCTGACTTTATCGATCAGTGGAATCCCAGTCCACCTTGGTCAGAATCTGCACAGAAACTCTCGCTCGATAGTTCATCCTCCACGCAGCAGGAGCTAAGTCCTTGTATTACAACCACACCACCTACACCAACAAGTGCGCCACCTAATGGCTCAGTTGGTTCGAATTACGGCAGTTTGCAAACACTAGGTCCAGCTTTCTCGTTCGAATGGATGTCTGATCCGCTAGTGCCAGTTACAGATCCATATGTCTCTTGCATTACACCACCTGATGGTGTGCCAATCGTAGTCGCTCATCATCCGCATACAACAGCGTCGGCGCAGCATTCTTTACATTGGCCAGCGAGCACTACGCCGTCGGAACATCATCAGCATTTGAGTCAACACTTAGCTTCGCACGGTCATCGATTGCTCACTCTATCTGGTGCGAGTGCTGTGGATCCAATGCAGCAGTCGTCTAATTTGACGAGCGGGGATGCGAGAAATGCGCGTACGAAATCCCCTGAAGTTATCGAGCGCAAAGGTGAGTTTTCTTGTTAAAAGGTTTCATTATAAATCATATCCTGAATGGTTACTACTAATATTGCTGAAATATATATGACATCAATCTGTCCTATCTACACTTAAGAAGAGATCAAATTTATATCGATAATATTTCCTTTAACGTTCAATATATTTCTATTCAACAAGTGCCTTTAATATAAAACCTGATTTGAATTTGAgcttaataatttccaaaaacatttttttggtaCAGACTTGTTGAAAATTCAGAAAATactaaagttaattttaagAAGTGTTCTGACTCTTCAAATTCAaagggttgccatatatcaCAGATATTTTTTCTGTGTTATTTTGATCCTCACCAAATTCGGGCATATCTATAAGTGATACATTTGACTCTAAAAGCGATTTTAAAGTTGGAAATACCGAAATAACAGCTATAAAGTAGGATATATCTTAAGGAAACATTTGTTGTGCCCCCTATGTTTAAGCTGAGCtctcttattaaaaaattaaagtcaaGTACCATCCACAATGTTATAGAGTGGAGTTTATTACATAAGAATATGTAAACACCTCCTTAAATTGGTAAATCGTTTTTTCTCTGATATACTATATTTTCTGATGCTAGTCCACTAGATTTATGCCAGTTGCTTGGTCGACTCGCCACCAATCAAATGAGAGACAGACAAATAGAATACGCACAGTTCTCTTCATTAGTCCTCTTtgattaaatttgtataatcgCTTTATTTCATACACTCAATTTTTGAAAGACTAGTCTtcttgatttataccagttgtttgttcgatttacATCAATATAAGATGGCGACGAATCGAAcagttctttttattttattattagttctCTTTGATTAAATTGGTATAATCGCTTTCTCTGATACACTCTATTTTCTGTTGCTTGTCTATTTGATT
This genomic interval carries:
- the LOC105215838 gene encoding uncharacterized protein LOC105215838, translated to MYADKHLEKPTALSAGTPTALLPTPIAEMHAHAHTHALAHPHLHTLHAQHMQHMQMQQHLQQQQQPQTHVSQQHVAQHLVQHQHQQTQSTLAVLQQQQQQQQQQQQQQHHQQQHTHQQQQQQQQHAHHQHVSIQQQQQQQQQQTQAQQQQQQSAMFTRFDANKSTKGASKLRRDLINAEIANLRDLLPLPQSTRQRLSQLQLMALVCVYVRKANYFQQVFKRHDISIHHAPTPNIGFSKALSGFLMMLTQNGKLLYISDNAAEYLGHSMEDLLIHGDSVYDIIDKQDHATIQAELNRNVPPQPGHSQHASAASAAAAAAAAINSLEGEHRMFLCRMNVSRNARRQMRFGDQKVVLVQGHYLSYLPLCSRNEPVFLATCTPIAMPETRECVVQGATNVFTTIHSMDMKIAHIDKNGEFHLGYSKSDIHGLSWYNLLHSENLREAQSKHRLITQSEQDRSCILLVRMQRRQGDFIWVHVVLQVRDSQDTNQQPVIVCTNQVLNEREASVMLANSWLYHYYSVQSKIQFGLAFDAPTRVPPTTPAAAAAAAVYYHHHAHHAAHPHLHHHHAGAGSTTATLPATATAGYAAALHPHQTHTHLHHTQHQHQHLHPHTHTHAHHQYHHMTTASYGAYHTPTGATSGGSMSVGSGSCGSAESSPAPHLSGQQGQQLQHHLQTNGAMAMTGHGGIINGAPVGQYLCHHRVGAEPVDYSQVPDGVGAPPIGLNGARSPSNGQVDGQMRCSSTNSSVSSHNAATPHYVTHKNNTSGNNKHNNSSSGNHNNSNNNHNSTHNHNLNNAVNINANGNASSTQHPRLSSPPPKRRAIGKLEPLYLPDDANDDTPTTITEIDTHYHLHSHPHPHSLIGAPAESHASVIFATVVPTRPRLIQKSLPNEPPDFIDQWNPSPPWSESAQKLSLDSSSSTQQELSPCITTTPPTPTSAPPNGSVGSNYGSLQTLGPAFSFEWMSDPLVPVTDPYVSCITPPDGVPIVVAHHPHTTASAQHSLHWPASTTPSEHHQHLSQHLASHGHRLLTLSGASAVDPMQQSSNLTSGDARNARTKSPEVIERKESPRK